One genomic region from Acidobacteriota bacterium encodes:
- a CDS encoding protein kinase — protein MTESQVPDPLIGMVLDGKYRLDRILGIGGMATVYAATRLQFGDTVAIKVLSAEAMQQHQAVKRFEREARAVASIKHPNVISVYDFGALPDERAYMVMEYIRGESLREELKANGRLTSDRAVQVMRAVCAAVQAAHEEGVIHRDLKPENVMLARHRDGTEIVKVVDFGVAELHESAAASAMTKLTEVGLMVGTPHYMSPEQCRSETLDKRSDVYSLGIILYELLTGTVPFNARTVSAVIIQHATEPPRRLRDLSPDIPWSLEQVVLRALEKDRSRRPQSAAELSQNLQMAFDSLQAQTNQTLISQQPPTRELRAPTTFPSLPPVSFETEVRDTPPRPVRRGLTGYLRAPGGTSDSGFVRRPTGFRRTTSLHFDSLTGIYNTTYLSQRIDETLVESKKVTVLMLGIDQFGQINNSYGYRAGDLLLRELASWLRDQIGDQGIVSRAGSDEFLILVADQAIEETLGLAQALQQEIARHAFLKSEVSEGIPLKVTIAVVASPEDGTSPQDLLDAASRALTQAKQSHHGGVYRLGEEGAEQSTARLNFNAFVGRTRELRQLSEAFDRTMRGRTKPVLIQGPTGLGKTRLTKEFRRRMAGKEVTFLSGAFFEAGQGAPYKTFYDSLRGPIQVLLEAENSQQAEAVFGTLTDRVFQDFGSDEGFMYFCDLVQVENAHEKYLTFEYLTNLFLILAQQKPVVLFLDDLHWSDELSFELLAYLARAATGQRLMIIGAARSEGVTDRHPLRNWIRTLNQSVGCEILTLEPLSQDDTLSLLRSIFTNLRISPLAISHLYVETKGNPYFLCEIVRYLVQEGRIVRRNDGWECGELDDIVLPQSVVDVVEAGLSRVSGEALDIFAQASAIGQEFTFDLLQLVTNRSERELLDAIEAGLAQQVISEIEDRDDDAYRFYHGTVQKVLYARLNRRRRRSLHTQVGQALEQQYSTSGQTGRVLAQLAYHFYNGGEYQQTLQYAVAAGIQAWRAWAVDDARRFFSWAEEAERKLNLVPEVGGEEGASFEKVSPTQLKQLVDLNLNYGHLLISFGQLEDAEKKLQLALALTRHLNDELLRGRTLGALGELCEARSEYALSLLYCRQALEILRRGGDTKAESRTLCTIGMVYDRLGQLARSAESQEKSLALSRSIKDRMGESMALRELAYVLIKQGQYRRAVESAQSASEIAQQMNDRLGYSISLNILGVAYLAQNRPDRAHELFQESLKAAAELNRPRGEAIELANLAECQRVLGDFSKSLELNQQALTLSRQIGSKQLEATALFYLGRTHQSRHEHEPALDYFQQAARLISNISDRILECDVLLGIAEIYLSQSRPSDAMETIQSVLTTTADFRALPWRWRALFVQGRCQFFLGQTKEAQQSLSEAVEIVKQLGNQLSSDVPQSVYFEDKKPLSRALESVLIAVKNLG, from the coding sequence ACCGAGCCGTGCAGGTCATGCGGGCCGTTTGTGCCGCGGTTCAGGCTGCCCACGAAGAAGGTGTGATTCACCGCGACCTCAAGCCTGAAAACGTGATGCTGGCCCGCCATCGGGATGGCACCGAAATTGTCAAAGTCGTGGATTTTGGCGTGGCCGAACTTCACGAATCGGCAGCCGCCTCGGCCATGACCAAATTGACTGAAGTTGGGTTGATGGTCGGGACGCCACACTATATGTCACCTGAGCAGTGTCGGAGCGAGACTCTGGATAAACGCTCTGATGTGTATAGCTTAGGGATTATTCTCTATGAACTGCTGACCGGCACTGTCCCGTTTAATGCCCGCACCGTCTCTGCTGTTATCATCCAGCATGCCACCGAACCACCGCGCCGCCTCCGGGATTTAAGCCCTGATATTCCCTGGTCGTTGGAACAGGTGGTCTTGCGGGCACTGGAAAAAGATCGCTCGCGCCGCCCCCAGTCAGCGGCGGAGCTATCGCAAAATCTCCAGATGGCATTTGACAGCCTGCAGGCACAGACCAATCAAACCCTGATCAGCCAGCAGCCACCAACTCGCGAATTGCGGGCGCCAACCACGTTTCCCTCATTACCACCCGTTTCATTTGAAACCGAGGTTCGGGATACTCCACCACGTCCCGTGCGGCGTGGGCTCACCGGGTATTTGCGGGCCCCTGGGGGGACCTCTGATTCCGGCTTTGTGCGCCGACCAACTGGTTTCCGCCGAACCACCTCGCTTCATTTCGACAGTCTGACCGGTATTTACAACACGACCTATCTGTCACAGCGAATTGATGAAACGCTGGTGGAATCCAAAAAAGTGACTGTGTTGATGCTGGGGATTGACCAGTTTGGACAGATTAACAATTCCTATGGATATCGAGCCGGAGATTTGCTGCTTCGAGAACTGGCAAGCTGGCTCCGCGATCAGATTGGCGATCAGGGAATTGTCAGTCGGGCCGGCAGTGATGAATTTTTGATTTTGGTGGCTGACCAGGCCATTGAAGAAACGCTTGGTCTGGCTCAAGCACTGCAGCAGGAAATCGCCCGTCATGCCTTTCTCAAGTCAGAGGTGAGCGAAGGGATTCCCTTAAAAGTGACCATTGCGGTGGTGGCGTCGCCCGAAGACGGCACCTCGCCTCAGGATTTACTCGACGCGGCCAGTCGGGCGCTGACTCAAGCCAAACAATCCCATCACGGAGGCGTCTACCGCCTGGGTGAAGAAGGTGCCGAGCAGTCCACCGCACGCTTGAATTTTAATGCCTTTGTCGGGCGGACTCGGGAGCTTCGGCAGCTCAGTGAGGCTTTTGACCGAACCATGCGTGGTCGAACCAAGCCGGTTTTGATTCAAGGCCCGACTGGGCTTGGAAAAACTCGACTCACCAAGGAATTTCGTCGGCGAATGGCGGGCAAGGAAGTGACATTTTTGTCGGGCGCTTTCTTTGAAGCCGGCCAGGGGGCCCCGTACAAAACATTTTATGACAGCCTGCGCGGGCCAATTCAGGTGCTGCTTGAGGCTGAGAATAGCCAGCAGGCCGAGGCGGTGTTTGGCACACTGACGGACCGGGTTTTTCAGGATTTTGGCAGCGACGAAGGCTTTATGTACTTCTGCGATCTGGTGCAGGTGGAAAACGCCCACGAGAAGTATTTGACCTTTGAATACCTGACCAATCTGTTTCTCATTCTCGCCCAACAAAAACCGGTGGTGTTGTTCCTGGACGACCTGCACTGGTCAGATGAATTGAGTTTTGAGTTGCTGGCCTATCTGGCGCGAGCGGCCACCGGTCAACGCCTGATGATCATTGGCGCCGCCCGGTCCGAAGGGGTAACGGACCGCCATCCGTTGCGGAACTGGATTCGAACCCTCAATCAATCGGTTGGGTGCGAAATCCTGACCCTGGAGCCACTTTCCCAGGATGACACTTTATCGCTGCTGCGGTCAATTTTTACCAACCTTCGCATTTCACCGCTGGCAATTTCACATCTCTATGTGGAAACCAAGGGAAATCCATATTTCCTGTGTGAAATCGTGCGGTATCTGGTCCAGGAAGGCCGGATTGTACGCCGTAACGATGGCTGGGAATGCGGTGAACTCGACGACATCGTGTTGCCGCAATCCGTGGTGGATGTGGTTGAAGCTGGATTAAGTCGGGTCAGTGGCGAAGCGCTTGATATTTTTGCTCAGGCATCGGCGATTGGTCAGGAATTTACCTTTGATCTCCTCCAACTGGTAACCAACCGAAGCGAACGCGAATTGCTCGATGCGATTGAAGCCGGACTGGCCCAGCAAGTCATTAGCGAGATTGAAGACCGCGATGATGATGCCTATCGGTTCTATCACGGAACGGTTCAGAAAGTGTTGTATGCCCGGCTCAATCGGCGACGACGACGGTCGTTGCATACCCAGGTCGGTCAGGCGTTGGAGCAGCAATACAGCACCTCTGGCCAGACGGGGCGTGTCCTGGCGCAACTCGCCTACCATTTCTACAACGGAGGCGAATATCAACAAACCCTGCAGTATGCCGTTGCGGCTGGAATCCAGGCGTGGCGAGCCTGGGCGGTGGATGATGCCCGGCGATTTTTTAGCTGGGCCGAAGAAGCCGAACGCAAGCTCAACCTGGTCCCCGAAGTCGGCGGCGAAGAAGGAGCTTCGTTTGAAAAGGTCTCACCCACGCAACTCAAGCAACTGGTTGATCTCAACTTAAACTATGGACATTTGCTCATTAGTTTTGGCCAGCTTGAGGACGCCGAAAAGAAACTACAGCTTGCTCTGGCGCTGACCCGGCATTTAAACGATGAGTTGTTGCGTGGGCGGACGTTAGGCGCGCTCGGCGAATTGTGCGAGGCCCGGAGCGAATATGCTCTGTCGTTGCTCTATTGCCGCCAGGCCCTGGAGATCCTCCGACGCGGAGGCGACACCAAAGCCGAATCACGAACGTTGTGCACGATTGGCATGGTCTATGACCGATTGGGACAACTGGCCAGATCAGCCGAATCCCAGGAAAAGAGCCTGGCGCTGTCTCGTTCGATTAAAGACCGCATGGGCGAAAGCATGGCGTTGCGCGAACTGGCCTATGTGTTGATCAAGCAAGGTCAATATCGGCGGGCGGTTGAGAGTGCCCAATCAGCCAGCGAGATTGCCCAACAGATGAATGACCGACTGGGATATTCTATTTCCCTCAACATTCTGGGAGTTGCCTATCTGGCTCAAAATCGCCCAGACCGCGCCCACGAATTATTTCAGGAATCACTCAAAGCGGCGGCTGAACTCAATCGTCCTCGCGGAGAAGCCATCGAACTGGCCAATTTGGCTGAATGCCAGCGGGTTTTGGGAGATTTCAGCAAATCCCTGGAACTCAACCAGCAGGCGCTCACTCTCTCGCGGCAAATTGGAAGCAAACAGCTTGAGGCAACCGCACTGTTCTACCTTGGCCGAACGCATCAGAGTCGCCACGAACACGAACCGGCGCTGGATTATTTTCAGCAAGCCGCGAGGCTCATTTCCAATATCAGCGACCGGATCCTGGAATGTGATGTGTTGCTTGGAATTGCTGAAATTTACCTTTCGCAAAGCCGGCCATCCGATGCCATGGAGACAATTCAGAGCGTGTTGACAACCACGGCTGATTTCAGGGCGCTCCCCTGGCGCTGGCGGGCGCTCTTTGTCCAGGGCCGATGTCAGTTTTTCCTTGGCCAAACCAAAGAAGCCCAGCAATCACTGAGCGAGGCGGTTGAAATCGTCAAACAACTTGGCAACCAGCTAAGCTCAGATGTACCCCAAAGCGTCTATTTCGAAGACAAAAAACCGTTGTCCCGCGCACTCGAATCCGTCCTCATCGCCGTTAAAAATTTGGGATAA
- a CDS encoding EutN/CcmL family microcompartment protein, translated as MRLAKVLGNIVCTIKNPELQGTKLMVIQPIDGQHRPQGKPMIAIDSVGAGAGEIVIWCRGKEASFPFEPNTVPTDCTITGIVDWVNVEWKGSNPKSE; from the coding sequence ATGCGCCTTGCCAAAGTGTTGGGAAATATTGTCTGCACCATAAAAAACCCTGAATTACAGGGGACAAAGCTGATGGTTATTCAGCCGATTGATGGTCAGCATCGCCCACAAGGCAAACCCATGATCGCGATTGACTCGGTTGGTGCCGGTGCGGGTGAAATTGTCATCTGGTGTCGTGGCAAGGAGGCTTCTTTTCCGTTTGAACCAAACACCGTTCCAACGGATTGCACTATCACAGGAATTGTGGACTGGGTAAATGTGGAGTGGAAGGGGAGCAACCCGAAAAGCGAGTAG
- the ispD gene encoding 2-C-methyl-D-erythritol 4-phosphate cytidylyltransferase, translating to MNIALVPAGGSGSRFGAAKAKQFLELAGVPIIIRTLRHLCACPDISAVIVALPESDQLQFQELLTEFPLPKPCQSVIGGRERQDSVFAALQAAPVETQYFVVHDAVRPFISAHLISTTLVAAREDRAAIVGHPVTDTIKLVENGVAISTPPRNTLFAVQTPQTFEAALLRQAHDQASREGWRATDDAMLVEHLGVPVRIVPGPLDNLKITHPRDLELAEFVLKQQERMKNEE from the coding sequence ATGAACATCGCACTTGTCCCAGCAGGCGGGTCCGGCTCACGGTTCGGAGCCGCCAAAGCCAAGCAGTTTCTTGAACTTGCTGGGGTTCCGATCATTATTCGCACCCTGCGGCACCTCTGTGCCTGCCCTGACATTTCAGCGGTGATTGTTGCGTTGCCGGAAAGTGATCAATTGCAATTTCAAGAACTCCTGACTGAATTCCCACTTCCAAAGCCCTGTCAGTCAGTGATTGGCGGACGCGAACGACAGGATTCGGTGTTTGCGGCGCTTCAAGCTGCTCCAGTTGAAACACAATATTTCGTCGTTCATGATGCCGTTCGACCTTTCATTTCAGCCCACCTTATTTCCACAACTCTGGTTGCTGCCAGAGAAGACAGAGCTGCCATCGTTGGCCATCCAGTCACTGACACAATTAAACTGGTTGAAAATGGGGTAGCGATTTCCACCCCTCCCAGAAATACCCTGTTTGCCGTCCAAACTCCTCAAACATTTGAAGCTGCGCTGCTTCGTCAGGCACACGACCAGGCGAGTCGCGAAGGCTGGCGCGCCACTGATGATGCAATGCTGGTTGAACACCTGGGAGTGCCGGTGCGCATTGTGCCAGGACCGCTGGATAACCTGAAAATTACCCATCCACGGGATTTGGAACTGGCGGAATTTGTGCTGAAACAACAGGAACGAATGAAGAATGAAGAATGA
- a CDS encoding TRAM domain-containing protein: protein MKTPPNYDVLLIRAVFVVIFVATAWFLRPFSGNAPLSAVIALSSSLVIIFFEFRIRRASFKALVGGTLGIILGFLCATLVGSMLSIQDGIGSQSPALRSFVTLAVVFSFGYIGLLIGATKFDFRDLISLGGVLQTGNRIQHLILDTSVIIDGRVADIAETGFLAGRLVIPQFVLRELQQVADSADSAKRNRGRRGLDILQRVQKNPNLDITITDVDFPDIREVDLKLIELAKQLDGKIVTNDFNLNKVSQLRGVPVLNINELANALRPVVLPGEIMRVFILKEGKEYNQGVAYLDDGTMVVVDNARRNIGKTIDVNVTSVLQTTAGKMIFGRFNDESSIRPEASIPPRDPREARMDRTERSERPERLNAPRPITPTPSPKA, encoded by the coding sequence TTGAAAACTCCACCGAACTATGATGTGCTGCTGATCCGCGCTGTGTTTGTCGTGATTTTTGTAGCCACCGCATGGTTTCTCCGTCCTTTTTCCGGGAATGCACCGCTCTCCGCTGTCATTGCCTTGTCATCATCCCTCGTCATCATCTTCTTTGAGTTTCGAATCCGTCGCGCTTCATTCAAAGCACTGGTTGGTGGAACCCTGGGAATCATCCTTGGTTTTCTATGTGCCACACTCGTTGGCTCAATGCTGTCCATTCAAGATGGAATAGGAAGCCAGTCGCCAGCGCTGAGATCGTTTGTGACGCTGGCGGTGGTCTTTAGCTTCGGGTATATCGGATTGCTGATTGGGGCGACCAAATTTGATTTTCGCGATTTGATCTCACTGGGTGGTGTGCTGCAAACCGGAAACCGGATTCAGCACCTCATTCTCGACACCAGTGTCATTATTGATGGACGGGTGGCGGATATTGCCGAAACCGGCTTTCTGGCTGGTCGCCTGGTAATTCCGCAATTTGTGCTCCGCGAGCTTCAGCAAGTTGCCGACAGTGCCGATTCAGCCAAGCGAAATCGCGGACGGCGCGGACTCGACATTCTGCAACGCGTTCAGAAAAACCCCAACCTGGACATTACCATCACCGATGTTGACTTTCCTGACATTCGCGAGGTTGATCTCAAACTGATCGAGCTGGCGAAACAACTTGATGGAAAGATTGTCACCAATGACTTTAACCTGAATAAAGTCTCTCAATTGCGTGGCGTTCCCGTGCTCAACATCAATGAACTGGCCAATGCGCTGCGCCCGGTGGTGCTCCCTGGGGAGATTATGCGGGTGTTTATTCTGAAAGAAGGCAAAGAGTACAACCAGGGCGTGGCGTATCTCGATGACGGCACGATGGTTGTGGTTGACAATGCCCGCCGGAACATTGGCAAAACGATTGATGTCAATGTCACCAGTGTGCTGCAAACCACGGCTGGAAAGATGATTTTCGGACGGTTTAACGACGAAAGCAGCATTCGACCTGAAGCCTCAATCCCTCCTCGGGATCCACGTGAAGCCCGAATGGACCGTACCGAACGCTCTGAACGCCCGGAACGACTCAACGCTCCACGGCCAATCACACCAACTCCCTCGCCGAAAGCGTGA